The region CGGCCCGCTGAAGATGGAGGGCTATCGCTTGCCGAAAGCCGCGTTGCCGGAACCGGCCGTTGGCCTATGGGCCGCATAGGCGACTTTGCCTCGGAGAAGTCCCGCCTTAACAGAGCTCAACGCCCATTGCCTGTACTCTCCTGCACGAAACATGCGGGGTTGGTGCTCTCCCGTGAGTACTTCGGCGGACGCCGAGTGCATTCTGAGGACACGTCAGGTTACAAGATCGTCGAACGCGGAAATTTTGCCTACGCCACCAACCATCTTGAGGAAGGATCGATCGGTCTTCAGGATATTGTAGAATGTGGCCTTGTCTCGCCCATGTACACGGTGTTTGAGGTCGATCCAGTCCGCGTCGATCGACACTTTCTCATCTCTGTTCTAAAAACCGAGACATACCGGAGGGTGTTCGAAATGAGCACCTCATCCTCCGTCGATCGAAGAGGAGGCTTGCGCTGGGCGGATTTCGCCGCGTTGCCCTTCGCACTGCCGCCCATTGAACAGCAAAGACGGATATCGGCGATCCTCTCGGTCATCCAGAACGATCTTTCTGCCTCGATTAGTTCGCTCGACTGGCTCCGCCTTCAGAAGCGGGGCCTGATGCAAAAGCTGCTGATGGGAACCGACCCACTTACCCAGACATCAGAGTTCAGATCCGAATGACCCGCGCTCATTCCCCTGATTTTACGCTGTCTGAGGCTGGTGGTACCCAACTGCAGGCACTACACACTTTGTCGGCATTGGGTTGGCGTTACATCCCGCGCGCAGAGGCCGAGCGGCAGCGCCATGGCCGTCGATCTTCGGTGCTGCTCGAAGACGTTCTGGCCGAAAGTCTGTCCCGACTAAACGCCATCCGCCGCAGCGGCAAGGCGCATCCCTTCTCCGATTCGAACATCGGTGAAGCGATCGCGAGACTGAAGGAAGTCCGATTCGACGGCCTGCTGCGCACCAACGAGAAGGTTACAGACCTGCTCCAACTGGGCACCGCCTTGCCGCAGCGGGTCGAAGGCGAAATGCGTGAATGGCAGCTCCGCTATATCGATTGGGACGACTGGCGCGCCAACAGCTTTCACATGACGGCGGAGTTCCCTGTCGAATGGCCCGACGGCGGGGCCATCAGGCCCGACATCGTTCTCTTCGTTAATGGCATTCCCTTCGCCGTGATCGAGGTGAAGCGGAGCCAAGAGGAGACTGCCCAAGGCATCAGCCAGCACCTACGCAATCAAAAAGCCGATGTCGGCGCGCCAAACTTGTTCTTCTCCGCCCAGCTACTTATCGCCGCCAACGCCCATGGCCCGCGCTACGCGACCGTGGGAACGCCAGCGAAATTCTGGTCCGCTTGGAAGGAGCGGGATGACGATCCTGCCTACGCCGGACAGGTCGTAAATCGCGAGCTGGACGCGATCGAATCGCAGGGAATATTCGCCGACTTCAGCCTCCATCAGGCGAAGCATACCGGCTTGATGAGGTCGGGTGGACGGATAGCGACCTCGTTGGACGAGATGTTGGTGAGTCTCGCTCGCCCGGAGCGGCTGATCGAACTTGCCCGCCGCTACGTGCTTTTCGATGGACCATTCAAGAAGATTGCGCGTCACCAGCAATTTTTCGCGGTGCGTGACCTACTAAGACGCGTCGAACGACGTGATGCCCATGGGCGGCGCGAAGGCGGCGTGGTCTGGCACACGCAAGGTTCGGGCAAGTCGTTGACGATGGTCATGCTCGCTAAGGCTGTGGCCATGACGATTCGGGACGCGCGATTGGTACTCGTCACCGATCGAACTGACCTAGACAAGCAGATCGCCGACACCTTCCGCGCCACCGGAATGGAGCCTGATCGCGCCCGTAGCGGCGATCACTTGGTTGAGCTGGTTGAGAAGCGCACGGCAGTGATCACCACAGTGATCCACAAATTCCGTGCCGCGCTTTCGAAGCGCCAGTTTTCCGATCTTGGATCGGACATCTTCGTCTTGGTCGACGAAAGCCACCGTAGCCAATACGGCGACCTGGAGAGCCTGCACGCTCGGATGCGTGAAGTGTTTCCGAACGCCTGCCTGATCGGATTTACCGGTACGCCAATCGCCAAGAAGGAACGGAACACTTTCCTGAAATTCGGCCGGTTGATTGAGCCGGCCTACAGAATGCGCGACGCGGTGGAGGATGGCGCGGTTGTCCCGCTGCTCTACGAAGGGCGCCACGTCGAGGAAGACCTCGACGAAGGCGCGATCGACGCTTGGTTCGACCGAGTCACGCGCGGGCTATCTGACGCCCAGAAAGCCGATCTCAAAAAGAAGATGAGCCGGCCGCGCGTAGTGATGGGCGTGTCCGCGCGACTTCGCTGCATCGCTTTCGATGTGACCCGTCACTTCGCCGATAACTTCAAGGGTACCGGCCTCAAGGGCCAAGTGGTCGCGCCGTCCAAGCGCGACGCGAGTGTGCTGAAAACCTTGCTCGACGAGTTCGGCGAGGTGACCTCCGAAGTCATCATCTCGGCTCCCGACGACCGCGAAGGCGAGCGGGCTGTGGATGAGGAGAACGACGATGAAGTCGTGCGCTTCTGGCGCAAGATGATGGAGCGCTGGCGGGGAGAGGAGAACTACAACCGGGGCATCGTCGACGCGTTCAAGGCCGGCGGCGATCCCGATCTCCTCATCGTTGTCGACAAGCTGCTGACAGGGTTCGATGCGCCAAGAAATACCGTCCTGTATCTTGCGCGGCCTCTGCGAGAGCACTCGCTGTTGCAGGCGATCGCAAGAGTGAACCGCGTGTTCGATGATGACGACGCGCCGCCGAAGCCGTTCGGCTACATCATCGACTACAGCGGTGTGCTTCAGGATTTGGGCGAAGCCTTAACCGCTAACGACGCGCTTCGAGGTTTCGACGAAGCGGACATCAGTCGGGCCATCACGTCGATCGCTGATGAGGCTCGGACCTTGACGGAAAGGCACGCGGCGTTGCTCGACTTGTTCGCCGGCGTGTCCAATCGTTTTGACGAGGAGGCTTATGCCAGGGCCCTAGCGGACGAGGCCTTACGCGACGAGTTCTACCGCGCCCTATCCGCATTCTCGCGAACTCTCACGGTTGCTGTTGCCTCGCAAACCTTCCTTGACGAGACTCCCCCCGAGCGGCTGGCGCGGTGGAGGGCCGACGAGAAGCGCTTCATCGCGCTGAGGGCGCATGTGAAAGCCCGCTACGCTGAGTCGGTCGAGTGGTCGGACTATGAGCGGCGCGTCCGGGATGTCCTTGACCAGCACATCACCGCTCACGAGGTTATCACTATCGTAGAGCCCCTGTCGCTCTTCGACGATGCGGCAATCGAGGCCGCTCGCGCCGAGGGGCATCGCTCCGACGCGTCGATCGCCGACGAGATCGCTCACCGGACTCTGCGGTCAATCGAGGAGAAGTGGCAACAAGATCCGGTCTTCTTCGACCGTTTCTCCAAGCTGATCCGTGAAGCGATTGAGGCCTTCCGCAAACGTCGCCTGGACGAGCAGGTCTACCTTGAGCAGGTCCGCACCCTCCGAGATCGGATCGAAACAAGAGACGATGATGCTGACCCGACCCCTGCGGCGATCAAGGGCAAGGGAAACGAAACGGCATTTTGGGGCATCGCCCAGCGGGAGCTAAAAGCTGCGGGCATAGCCGACGGCGACCTCGCTCTTCATGTCGCCCAGTCCGCGACTGAGATCATCGAGAGCCACCGATCAGTTGGCTGGCAGCATGACCGGGATGTTCAAAACCGCATCCGCAACGCCATTGACGACTTCTTCTTCGACGATGCGCGCTTGGCTGCGGGAGGCACGCTCCGGCCCGAGGTGATCGACGCGATCACAGAATCTGTGCTCGCGGCTGCGCGGGTCAGGATGGCGGATGATGGTCGGCTCCGCTGATCTCGAAATCACTTGGGGCCGTCGCTCGCTTCCCTTCACCGTTGTTCGCCAGGACCGAGCCACCCTGCGGATCAACGTCGTCCCGGAAGGCAAGGTGATCGTCTATGCGCCGGCGCAAGCCAGCGCTGACGAGGTTAAGGCGCGCGTGGCAAGGCGGGGTGGCTGGATCGCGCGCCAGCTAGCACACTTCGAACAATGGCGGCCCCGAACCCCGCCCCGGCAGTACGTCAGCGGAGAAACTCATCTTTACTTGGGTAAGCAGTATCGCTTGCTAGTCATAGAAGCGGAAAAGTCCGGAGTGAGCCTCGACGGCGACAGGATGCGCATGGAGACTCGTTCCGAAGCTACCTACGCCCACCGCCACGCGATCCTGCGTCACTGGTACAAACTTCAAGCCCATCGTGTCTTCCCTGTCCGCATCGGCGCGGTCTGGCCAGCCTTCTCATCGAAGTTCGACGGGCGCCCCGGCTTAATCATCCGCGAGATGAACCAACGCTGGGGAAGCTTCACGCCGAGGGGACGACTGGTCCTCAATACAGAGCTTGTCCGGGCCTCTCCGGAGCTCATCGATTATGTGGTAACTCACGAACTGTCCCATGGATTACACCCGGACCATGGCCCGCTCTGGCAGGCGCTGATGTCCGAGAAAATGCCGGACTGGCGCGATCGAAAAGCCGCGCTCGAACGACAGCTGCTTTGAGTCATGCAGTCGACGGGGCGATCTAAACAAGTAGTTTGGAACCTTCGACTCAGTGAGCCGTGAGCTATTGCGTCGTGGCTAAACAACTGCTCCTCGAACGTAGCCGTATGTAGCCCCCTCGCGCATCTGCGCCAAAAGCAGCCGCCGGGAGGCGGCTTTGATCCGGCAAGAGCGTCCTCGGACGCGCCGGACCAGTGAAGTGGATTAGCGGCGACGGCCCTTCAGGCCGCCAGCTTCGGCCGTCCTGGCCTTCGCTCCTGGTTTTTGCAGCGCCTCGGCGCTGTCGGCTTCGTCCTCGCCGACAGCTTCGGCAAGATCCCAACCGCCCATTCCCTGAAGAACGAGGTTGGCGTGCTTGACGGTGTTCACATGGCCATAGTGCTCCTCGATCATCTTCACCGAGGTGCCCATTTGTTCCGCCAGGAAATAGACGTCCACGCCTTCGGAGAGCCTGAACGTCGCGTAGGTGTGGCGGAAGCAGTAGGTGGAGCGCGGCACGCCTGACGCGCCTTCTCTCAAGCCGGCGTTCAACAGCATGTCCTCGATCAAGGCCTGATAGAGGGATTTGGCCGGCTCCCCAGTGATGGTGGTGAACACTCGATCTTCTGGGCCAAAGATGATCTGAGGCTCCACGCCCTCGGGCGCCGCCTGCTGACGGTAGACCACCGTGGCTTCGCGGATGCGCTCAAGGTAGTCGCCGACGCTGGGCGGCGCGACCAGGTTGCGGGACTTGCCCTTGCCCTGAACGAACAACACGACCACCTCGCGCCCGTCGCGATCCTTGGCCATGCTGATATCCCGCCAGCGCAGGTTCTTGGCCTCTGATGGACGCATGCCCGTGTTGCACATGATCAGCATGAAGTTATAGGCGACCGTCCGATACCAAAGGCTGGACGGCCTTGGCGCATCCTGGACCCACGCGCGGGCGGTGGTGTGCAGGTGACGGTATTCCTCGCGATTGAACTCATCGCGTCGGACGGTCTTCAGCTTGGGGCGATCATCGAACCGCTGGCTCGCCGGCACGTAGCGCTTCTTGATGGCGTAGTTCATCACCGCGCCGAAGATCGACATCTCAAACCGGATCGTGGAATCGCTGATGAACGCCACTGTGCTGCTCTGGTCCGCCGACGCCTCTGACCTCGGAGGCCGCAGCTTCTTGAAGCCCCGAGTGCCCATCGCCTTCACGCGGGCGGCGGCATCACGTGCGGCAAAGCCGGCGGCCTGTTCGGCGGAGACTTCTCGAACGCCATTGCGCCGGTTGCGGCCCGCGCCGTTTTCACGGCGCCAGCCGGGATAACCCGTCCAAAGCTCGTCGCCGATCCGATGCACCTGGATGGAGCCCACATAATCCTCAAGCGCGCCCTCGATCACGGCCTTGAGCTTCTTGGGCCGCGCCTTGCTGATCTCGCCTCGGCGCGCCCGCGTCTCCTGGGTGGCCAGGTATTCCTTCGCCACGGCGCGGAAGGGGTGGTTGAAGACCGGGATGTCGCTTTCGAGGCGGACCCGGACCTTGATCTCCTCCTCGCCGGCCAGATGGCGGGCGACGCCCACGTCGGCGGTCTTCAAGGAGATCGTCTTGTAACGGTCCGCCTTTGGCACCTTGATGCGGCAGTAGAAATTGCGGTGGTCGACATCGCCGCGCCGGAAGATGATCAGGCCCGGCTTCAGCACTTCCTTATCGGTCACGAACGGCATCGGAACCTCCACGTTTGTGCAGGTTCTGTGCAGATCGCGGCGCTAAGTCATTGATTAGCCGTAGGTGTGCATGGAACGTGCGGGCCAATCATAACAAAAATACCAATTAAAAACAGATATTTATATAATATCTGTCATCCCGGCGAAGGCCGGGACCCAGATTCATCCACGACGTCAGCAGGCTTCATCTGGGCCCCGGCCTTCGCCGGGGTGAGCGGATGATGTAAAGGCTGGCGCCCGATCCGACTTGTGAGTTCAAAGCCTAGATGCGTCCCCCCGTCCTCGCCCTGAAAGACGTCCGTCTCGCTGACGGCGCCAAGATGCTGTTCGACGGCGTGGACCTGTCGCTGGAGCCGCGCGCCCGCGCCTGCCTGGTGGGCCGCAACGGGGCCGGCAAGTCGACCCTGCTCAAGATCCTCGCCGGCATGGTCGAGGCCGACGCCGGCGACCGCGCCGTCACCCCCGGCGCCCGCATCAGCGTGGTGGCCCAGGAGCCGCCGATCACCGGCGAGACCCTGCTCGACTACGCTGTCGCCGGCGGCGCCGCGCATTACGAGGCCGAGGCCGCGCTCCAGGCCTTCGGCATGGACCCGGCCAAGTCCGCTCAAGGGCTGTCCGGCGGCGAAACGCGCAAGGTCGCCCTGGCCCGCGCCTTCGCCGAACAGCCCGACGTCATCCTGCTGGACGAGCCCACCAACCACCTGGACATCTTCGCGATCCAGATCCTGGAGGAGCAACTTCTGGCCTGCCGCGCCGCGGCCCTGATCATCAGCCACGACCGCGCCTTCCTGACCCGCGTCACCCAGCGCTGCTTCTGGCTGGAGCACCGCAAGGTCCGCCGCCTCGACCGCGGCTTCGCCCACTTCGACGAGTGGGCCGAGCAGATCCAGGCCGCCGAGGACGACGAGGCCCGTCGTCTGGACAAGGCCATCGAGCGCGAGAACCACTGGATGGCCCGCGGCGTCACCGCCCGCCGCGCCCGCAACGAGGGCCGCCGCCGTCGCCTGGTCGCCATGCGCGAGGCCAAGACCGAGCGCCTGAAGGATCAGCGCGGGACCCTCTCCATGGGTCTTGAGACCGCCGCCGTTTCCGGCACGCGGGTGATCGAGGCCAAGAAGATCAGCAAGGCCTTCGGCGAGCGCGTGCTGCTGAACGACTTCTCCACCCGCATCCTGCGCGGCGACCGCGTCGCCATCGTCGGCCCCAACGGCGCCGGCAAGACCACCATGCTCAAGATGCTGCTGGGCGAAATCCCGGTGGACTCGGGCGAGGTGAAACTCGGCTCGGGGCTCGAGGTCGCCTATCTGGACCAGTCCCGCGCCGCCCTGTCCGGCGACGAGACCCTGTGGGAGATTCTGGCGCCCGGCGGCGGCGACCAGCTTCTGGTGCGCGGCTCGCCCCGCCACGTGGCCGCCTACGCCAAGGAGTTTCTGTTCAAGGACAGCCAGCTTCGCCAGCCCGTCGCCAGCCTGTCGGGGGGCGAGCGCAACCGTCTGCTGCTGGCCCGCGCCCTGGCCAACGCCGCCAATCTGATGATCCTGGACGAGCCGACCAACGATCTGGACATGGACACCCTCGACCTGCTTGAGGACCTGCTGGCCGACTATGACGGCACCCTGATCCTGGTCAGCCACGACCGCGACTTCATCGACCGCCTGGCCACCTCGACCATCGCCCTCGACGGTCGCGGAAACGCGGTGGAGACCCCCGGCGGCTGGTCCGACTTCACGCGCCAGAACCCGACCTTCTTCGACGAGCCCAAAGCCGCCGCCGCGCCGAAAGCCGCCGCGCCCGCCGCCCGCGCCGAGCCCAAGAAGTCGGTGAAGCTGTCCTACAAGGACCAGCGCCGCCTCGAAGAGCTCGAAGCCCTGGTCGCCAAGCTCCCCG is a window of Caulobacter sp. NIBR2454 DNA encoding:
- a CDS encoding restriction endonuclease subunit S; amino-acid sequence: MTREVSAAPPRVRFGQIAEFRNGLNFDSAGTGQQVKVAGVGSFLQRSRLDDFSDAAIVTVRGEVPEESLLKDGDLLFVRSNGSKDLVGRCAVVFPGSERVAFSGFTIRARITSDDVDGSYLLAVARSELFRRELHEKGAGSSITNLSQELLREVEVPLPDLPVQRRIASALRAWDDAIDLTERLVAAKRRRVREALRLLVFGNRPAEDGGLSLAESRVAGTGRWPMGRIGDFASEKSRLNRAQRPLPVLSCTKHAGLVLSREYFGGRRVHSEDTSGYKIVERGNFAYATNHLEEGSIGLQDIVECGLVSPMYTVFEVDPVRVDRHFLISVLKTETYRRVFEMSTSSSVDRRGGLRWADFAALPFALPPIEQQRRISAILSVIQNDLSASISSLDWLRLQKRGLMQKLLMGTDPLTQTSEFRSE
- a CDS encoding type I restriction endonuclease subunit R, giving the protein MTRAHSPDFTLSEAGGTQLQALHTLSALGWRYIPRAEAERQRHGRRSSVLLEDVLAESLSRLNAIRRSGKAHPFSDSNIGEAIARLKEVRFDGLLRTNEKVTDLLQLGTALPQRVEGEMREWQLRYIDWDDWRANSFHMTAEFPVEWPDGGAIRPDIVLFVNGIPFAVIEVKRSQEETAQGISQHLRNQKADVGAPNLFFSAQLLIAANAHGPRYATVGTPAKFWSAWKERDDDPAYAGQVVNRELDAIESQGIFADFSLHQAKHTGLMRSGGRIATSLDEMLVSLARPERLIELARRYVLFDGPFKKIARHQQFFAVRDLLRRVERRDAHGRREGGVVWHTQGSGKSLTMVMLAKAVAMTIRDARLVLVTDRTDLDKQIADTFRATGMEPDRARSGDHLVELVEKRTAVITTVIHKFRAALSKRQFSDLGSDIFVLVDESHRSQYGDLESLHARMREVFPNACLIGFTGTPIAKKERNTFLKFGRLIEPAYRMRDAVEDGAVVPLLYEGRHVEEDLDEGAIDAWFDRVTRGLSDAQKADLKKKMSRPRVVMGVSARLRCIAFDVTRHFADNFKGTGLKGQVVAPSKRDASVLKTLLDEFGEVTSEVIISAPDDREGERAVDEENDDEVVRFWRKMMERWRGEENYNRGIVDAFKAGGDPDLLIVVDKLLTGFDAPRNTVLYLARPLREHSLLQAIARVNRVFDDDDAPPKPFGYIIDYSGVLQDLGEALTANDALRGFDEADISRAITSIADEARTLTERHAALLDLFAGVSNRFDEEAYARALADEALRDEFYRALSAFSRTLTVAVASQTFLDETPPERLARWRADEKRFIALRAHVKARYAESVEWSDYERRVRDVLDQHITAHEVITIVEPLSLFDDAAIEAARAEGHRSDASIADEIAHRTLRSIEEKWQQDPVFFDRFSKLIREAIEAFRKRRLDEQVYLEQVRTLRDRIETRDDDADPTPAAIKGKGNETAFWGIAQRELKAAGIADGDLALHVAQSATEIIESHRSVGWQHDRDVQNRIRNAIDDFFFDDARLAAGGTLRPEVIDAITESVLAAARVRMADDGRLR
- a CDS encoding M48 family metallopeptidase produces the protein MMVGSADLEITWGRRSLPFTVVRQDRATLRINVVPEGKVIVYAPAQASADEVKARVARRGGWIARQLAHFEQWRPRTPPRQYVSGETHLYLGKQYRLLVIEAEKSGVSLDGDRMRMETRSEATYAHRHAILRHWYKLQAHRVFPVRIGAVWPAFSSKFDGRPGLIIREMNQRWGSFTPRGRLVLNTELVRASPELIDYVVTHELSHGLHPDHGPLWQALMSEKMPDWRDRKAALERQLL
- a CDS encoding tyrosine-type recombinase/integrase — encoded protein: MPFVTDKEVLKPGLIIFRRGDVDHRNFYCRIKVPKADRYKTISLKTADVGVARHLAGEEEIKVRVRLESDIPVFNHPFRAVAKEYLATQETRARRGEISKARPKKLKAVIEGALEDYVGSIQVHRIGDELWTGYPGWRRENGAGRNRRNGVREVSAEQAAGFAARDAAARVKAMGTRGFKKLRPPRSEASADQSSTVAFISDSTIRFEMSIFGAVMNYAIKKRYVPASQRFDDRPKLKTVRRDEFNREEYRHLHTTARAWVQDAPRPSSLWYRTVAYNFMLIMCNTGMRPSEAKNLRWRDISMAKDRDGREVVVLFVQGKGKSRNLVAPPSVGDYLERIREATVVYRQQAAPEGVEPQIIFGPEDRVFTTITGEPAKSLYQALIEDMLLNAGLREGASGVPRSTYCFRHTYATFRLSEGVDVYFLAEQMGTSVKMIEEHYGHVNTVKHANLVLQGMGGWDLAEAVGEDEADSAEALQKPGAKARTAEAGGLKGRRR
- a CDS encoding ABC-F family ATP-binding cassette domain-containing protein; the protein is MRPPVLALKDVRLADGAKMLFDGVDLSLEPRARACLVGRNGAGKSTLLKILAGMVEADAGDRAVTPGARISVVAQEPPITGETLLDYAVAGGAAHYEAEAALQAFGMDPAKSAQGLSGGETRKVALARAFAEQPDVILLDEPTNHLDIFAIQILEEQLLACRAAALIISHDRAFLTRVTQRCFWLEHRKVRRLDRGFAHFDEWAEQIQAAEDDEARRLDKAIERENHWMARGVTARRARNEGRRRRLVAMREAKTERLKDQRGTLSMGLETAAVSGTRVIEAKKISKAFGERVLLNDFSTRILRGDRVAIVGPNGAGKTTMLKMLLGEIPVDSGEVKLGSGLEVAYLDQSRAALSGDETLWEILAPGGGDQLLVRGSPRHVAAYAKEFLFKDSQLRQPVASLSGGERNRLLLARALANAANLMILDEPTNDLDMDTLDLLEDLLADYDGTLILVSHDRDFIDRLATSTIALDGRGNAVETPGGWSDFTRQNPTFFDEPKAAAAPKAAAPAARAEPKKSVKLSYKDQRRLEELEALVAKLPGDIAALDEKLGDPNLYTRDPATFDKTMKAADAARAQLAAAEEEWLELEEKREALAGS